From Daucus carota subsp. sativus chromosome 6, DH1 v3.0, whole genome shotgun sequence, the proteins below share one genomic window:
- the LOC108228140 gene encoding uncharacterized protein LOC108228140 isoform X2, which produces MGQCSFVVFFTATIISLATVLAATSGDSDPNYIACVDECEKTGCVAAKCFQHCKFSSDGKSIDGPWYLQEPLYLQWKQWDCRSDCRYHCMLVREEEREKLGEKPNKYHGKWPFRRVFGIQEPVSVALSGLNLAMQFQGWVSFFILVNYKLPLKPDRKTYYEYTGLWHVYAILSMNAWFWSSVFHSRDVDITEKLDYSSAIALLGFSLILAIIRVFSVRTEAARVMVAAPLLAFVTTHILYLNFYQFDYGLNMKVCVTMGLLQILLWAIWAGVTHHPSRWKLWVVVIGGGLASLLEIYDFPPYKGFVDAHALWHATTVPLSFLWWSFIRDDSEFRTSALIRKIK; this is translated from the exons ATGGGTCAATGCAGTTTTGTTGTTTTCTTCACTGCTACaatcatctctctcgctactgtTCTTGCTGCAACTTCTGGGGATTCTGATCCCAATTACAT AGCTTGTGTTGATGAATGCGAGAAGACTGGATGTGTGGCAGCCAAGTGTTTCCAACACTGCAAATTTTCATCTGATGGAAAGTCTATAGACGGTCCATGGTATTTACAAGAACCACTCTATCTACAGTGGAAACAATGGGATTGTCGTAGTGACTGTAGATACCACTGTATGCTCGTTAGggaggaagagagagaaaaacTTGGTGAAAAACCTAATAAGTATCACGGAAAATGGCCATTTCGACGTGTTTTTGGGATTCAG GAACCTGTGTCTGTAGCTCTTTCTGGGCTTAATCTTGCTATGCAGTTTCAAGGTTGGGTGTCCTTTTTTATCCTTGTGAACTACAAATTACCTCTTAAGCCAGACAGGAAGACGTACTATGAATACACTGGTTTGTGGCATGTCTATGCTATCTTATCAATGAACGCCTGGTTCTGGAGTTCTGTTTTTCACAGTCG AGATGTTGATATAACAGAGAAACTAGACTACTCGTCTGCTATTGCACTGCTTGGATTTTCCCTTATTTTGGCTATAATACGAGTTTTTAGTGTGAGAACCGAAGCTGCCAGGGTTATGGTTGCTGCTCCTCTGCTTGCATTTGTGACAACTCATATTTTGTACCTTAATTTTTACCAATTTGACTATG GTCTGAACATGAAAGTGTGTGTGACCATGGGTTTATTGCAAATTCTTTTGTGGGCAATCTGGGCTGGGGTCACTCATCATCCATCTCGCTGGAAGTTATGGGTGGTTGTGATCGGAGGAGGTCTTGCCAGTCTATTAGAGATATACGACTTCCCGCCCTACAAAGGATTTGTGGATGCTCATGCACTCTGGCATGCAACGACCGTACCACTCAGTTTCCTCTGGTGGAGCTTCATCAGGGATGACAGTGAATTCAGAACATCAGCCCTAATCAggaagataaaataa
- the LOC108228140 gene encoding uncharacterized protein LOC108228140 isoform X1, whose protein sequence is MAQTASSEVHYGGCRCKLFNMVSRAVRSLQLQGLVELATRTKACVDECEKTGCVAAKCFQHCKFSSDGKSIDGPWYLQEPLYLQWKQWDCRSDCRYHCMLVREEEREKLGEKPNKYHGKWPFRRVFGIQEPVSVALSGLNLAMQFQGWVSFFILVNYKLPLKPDRKTYYEYTGLWHVYAILSMNAWFWSSVFHSRDVDITEKLDYSSAIALLGFSLILAIIRVFSVRTEAARVMVAAPLLAFVTTHILYLNFYQFDYGLNMKVCVTMGLLQILLWAIWAGVTHHPSRWKLWVVVIGGGLASLLEIYDFPPYKGFVDAHALWHATTVPLSFLWWSFIRDDSEFRTSALIRKIK, encoded by the exons ATGGCGCAAACtgcatcttctgaggttcactATGGTGGATGCAGATGCAAACTATTTAACATGGTTTCAAGAGCAGTTCGATCTTTACAATTACAAGGACTTGTAGAGCTAGCTACTCGTACCAA AGCTTGTGTTGATGAATGCGAGAAGACTGGATGTGTGGCAGCCAAGTGTTTCCAACACTGCAAATTTTCATCTGATGGAAAGTCTATAGACGGTCCATGGTATTTACAAGAACCACTCTATCTACAGTGGAAACAATGGGATTGTCGTAGTGACTGTAGATACCACTGTATGCTCGTTAGggaggaagagagagaaaaacTTGGTGAAAAACCTAATAAGTATCACGGAAAATGGCCATTTCGACGTGTTTTTGGGATTCAG GAACCTGTGTCTGTAGCTCTTTCTGGGCTTAATCTTGCTATGCAGTTTCAAGGTTGGGTGTCCTTTTTTATCCTTGTGAACTACAAATTACCTCTTAAGCCAGACAGGAAGACGTACTATGAATACACTGGTTTGTGGCATGTCTATGCTATCTTATCAATGAACGCCTGGTTCTGGAGTTCTGTTTTTCACAGTCG AGATGTTGATATAACAGAGAAACTAGACTACTCGTCTGCTATTGCACTGCTTGGATTTTCCCTTATTTTGGCTATAATACGAGTTTTTAGTGTGAGAACCGAAGCTGCCAGGGTTATGGTTGCTGCTCCTCTGCTTGCATTTGTGACAACTCATATTTTGTACCTTAATTTTTACCAATTTGACTATG GTCTGAACATGAAAGTGTGTGTGACCATGGGTTTATTGCAAATTCTTTTGTGGGCAATCTGGGCTGGGGTCACTCATCATCCATCTCGCTGGAAGTTATGGGTGGTTGTGATCGGAGGAGGTCTTGCCAGTCTATTAGAGATATACGACTTCCCGCCCTACAAAGGATTTGTGGATGCTCATGCACTCTGGCATGCAACGACCGTACCACTCAGTTTCCTCTGGTGGAGCTTCATCAGGGATGACAGTGAATTCAGAACATCAGCCCTAATCAggaagataaaataa